The following is a genomic window from Cinclus cinclus chromosome 7, bCinCin1.1, whole genome shotgun sequence.
GAGAGCATTGCCAAACCTTCAGCTGTGATGACTCTGGAAGTGCAGATAGTGAGTCATGAACACCAGCCAGCAGAGAAGCTTGCAGTCATTATACTCAAGCCACTTGTTCTCATTATTATTCTCTTACTCTGCACTTGCTGGAGGTGATCTCAACACAGCCAATGAACATTACCAGTCTCCTCAAATTTGCTTAGTACattagttattttcttttcccaaagaTGTGCATTCTGTGTGGTGTATTACTCTGAAATAGCTCTTGAATATTCCAAGAGCTGGGTGGCTGAGAGGCCAAGCAATCCACTGGTGAGGACACTGGACTACACTTGCAGTACTCAGCTGCTGTGAGATCCAGCAGATTACCCCAAATTTCTCACGTCTGTTTGCCATGGTCTCTCTGTGTCTCACAGAGAAAGCACCCACTGCCCTTAATGTTTTTGGGGTGCTACAATAAAAATAAGCAGTCTGGTGATTCCATCTAACATTTGTCTCAACATTGTCTAAATACATGTAGATGGAAACCCAACGAAAATTACAACAGCCATGGAAGAATCCTGCACTTTATCTGCAGCTTGAAAAGCCCTTGTCTTCAGTGGCAGCCCCAGAGCACCATACATGTCTCAGGAAAAGGAATAGTAAATgactaaaaatcccaaaaaacatacaggaaaaaaaatacaaacatctTCAAAACCCATTGCTGCTCTCCTAAAATTGGAATATGTAGGTGGCATCAGCTCCATTAAGGAGCAGCCAGCTCATTGGAGGCACTTGGTCACATCTCCTTCCTCAACTTCATGCCTAAACTGCTTGTGTGAAGGCTCACAGGTTTGTGAAGGGCATCATAGCTGCTGTGGCTCTTACTTTGACATCCTCTGAGGATTGCTTGGCATCAGCCCAGCAAGGTTTTAACAGTTTTGTGAGAGACTGGCACCAAACCATCCAAAAACCAAGACAAAGTGGGATTAAGATTTTAGATACTGGAGAGAAGCAAAGGAGCAATTTCTGTGCTGGAACCCTTGGGGCTTCAGCACTTCATTTGTATTCAGGAGAGGGGCAGCCTTTCACAGGGACTGAAAGTGGCTCAGCTAAGACAAAGTCATTCCCACAAGATTATTAGAAGTTGTGACTCTGGTGGCCTTGCCACCCAAACCAAGTCACTTCTGGAGTGTTTCATTTGACAGTGGTGAGGCTCAGTTTAGCTGAGTTCATGTGGGTTTTGCCTACATGAAAACATGGAACTCATAATGTGTTTTAAGGTGCTGTGGAGCTGGTTTAAAATGTTTGCTAAGCCATAGGCACTGGAGTGGCATTTAAACCCTTGGCTCACAGGCCTTGGGCTGTGCAGGAAGGTTCAGAGTCACACCGGGGTGTTTTTTGTGTAGTCAGACAGTGGCTGCATTATCAATGACAATGGCAGCAATTACACATTGACCCCGTGGGTTTGGAAATACCTGCAGCTGGAGTTTTCAGGCAATGAATGAGTTAGTTCATCTAAGCATGTCTGTGCATGAATACAGATGCTGGATTTTcactatatttttattatccACCCATGATTCATGGCAGACTggccttattttctttttcatgcctATAATTGAGTATTTTTCAAAGGGACCTAGTGTTGATTCTACAGGTACCTTCTGAAGGAGGTTGTGGATTGGTTCTATCTGGGTAGTTATGTTTAGAACAAAGCattaaagaaacacaaaacaaagcataTAAAGTCCAACCCAATTATAGACAACTCTCACAATCACAGTCcattaaaaagttttaaaagatgtattgaatatttttaataacaaaaattcTAAAGTAATggtatgaaattattttctgatggCAGTTAGCACTCCTAaaactaaatataaaaaattaattttatttttatatgtatttatatttgtacACACACGTATGTGTGTCTATATGAACATCTATGTGTTTTGGGGCAAATCTCTTGTGTTTTGGCTGTGCCTAATGTTAGTCACCACTGCAGAGATGTAAACCTCTGAAGTACAGGGAGGGTTCTTAACATGAAGTTTCCTGCAAACTCTAATGGTTCAGTACAGAAATAACCAAGATGTGCTGGTAGAAAACAGAATCCTATAGTAGCTAAGATAATTAAATGTGTATTGACTTTTTAATAGCAACTTCCAAGGTACAGAtcaggcacagctctgtgctgctgaagtgTCTCAAGCACTTGCACTGTTAATGGTGTGGCTCCTTGTACTCAAGGAAATGGGGTCTGTCTTGCAGGGCTCAGTACAGTCTCAAGCTTCACCCTCAGCTATTTCCTCACTACAGTCCTTGAAAATGAGAATGGTTTCATTCCATGAAAAAGTCCCAGCCCAAACCCCTTCCAGTGTATTATTCCTTTTAAGATGTCTTTCTAGCTTTGTTTTCATTGTATTGAGCATGTTTCAAGGTGATTGGttgtgattgttttttttccagtaacaGTTCAGGAGAACCTTCTGTtaaggttttgctttttctgatcTGCTGCAGTGAAACTGCCCTGTAAAAATATTCCTTCCCAAGTGATTGAAGATGTGCAGTTTACAAAGCCAAATCAAGTTGCAAAATAGAGATAATTGAATTACTGACTTCTATAAAGGTGCTGCTGTGTTATTTCATACCCTCCCTTCCTCATAATCAAAATAGGAGGTAcaatttatttgcaaataagggggggtggaggggggtgGTATTATATTCTTCTGCAGCCAGCAAAATACATGATTTTGGCAGAAGGTAGACAGGGAATAGCTGGGTTACAAATCTGGTTTTTGCCCAGAACCACTGGTGTATGACTAGACATTAAAACCGAGTATCTATGAATAACGTCATTAGGGTTTTggtaagagagaaaaatgatTTGTCACTGATTTATGTAAAAGCATTTTTGGCTGTACTCCTCTCACATCAGCGAGTAACCAGTTTTCTCTGAAAGCTCTTTGCAGCTGTAGTATGTCTAAAATGCAGTGTCTGGCATTTGAAGTGATGAAGCTTTATTTAGTTATTAGAGGGACACTGTGCAAAACATAACCCACAACCTTAGCAAGCCTAGCCCtgcaaataaacagaaatagaagaaaatgacGAAATCCAATGATTTCCTCAGCTACATTAATGCCTTTGACAGTCTTGAAAAGAGAATTCCTAATGAGAGCTGAAACAAATGTGTGCAGGAAGTGGtcttgcttttgctgctgcacaTTTGAGTTCCTCTAATTGCATCAATAAGGAATTTCTGCTCCTCGTCTAATGAATGCCTTTTGACTACTTTCTGAAAGGCAACTGGATGTAGGGATAAACACTGGCACCTTTTGTATGAAGTCACATAAAACAGGTTTCAATTGCTAGCTATCAGCCCTAGAAACACTGTGTTATAATGTAGTACAGTAAATCCCACtgtacctttttattttttttattaaggctaggtttccctctgctctgcccctgctgtgATACCTAAGGGTGATTTTTAGTCTCTCTTGTGTTGGGCAGCAATCAGGCATTTTttcagagctgttcctgcaccATCTCTATCCTCAGACAACTCACAATTCATATGAAGCTACAGTACCTGGGTCTTGACTTCCTTCTGGGCTCAAAAAGCGAATTTTAGAGCAAGGACTGGGGTTTGGGAGGCAGAGGGGGCCACACTgagtttgattttctttttttttcattgtcgTAATTTTTCTCCCTAACCAGAGGCACAGTTGGTGCAGGTGCAGTGGATTACTTATGAAAGaagttttctatttaaaaacaagagAGACTTTAATGAAATCAGCAGAGGGTTTGCACAACAGGTATTGTATTAAACCAGAGCTCAGGCTTCACATTGATTACGGTATTTAAATTTCAATGAGTTGATTATGTATGAGAGTAAAACGACCAGTATTATGAATGTACAGAAAAGGGACATGGAAGAGCTGTGccagaaaagtgagaaaaacgTTCCCTTTATAGTCCCTAGAGTTCAATAAAGCACCACTATTTCCCAGcttttaaaagctcttttatCACAATGGTTCATACCTCGCATTCCCTGGAGCCTGATTTGTTATACGTGCAGGGTCCTGTTCCATTCAGCAGCATCTCACTGGTCTCAGTGTTGGTAGGTTTGTAATCTACATAAAATTCCTGTGTGCTTGGAGTCATTTGCTTCAGCgactgtcttttctttttcctgtgcctTCGCATGAGAGAgcgctgctgcagctgcttcatGCTGGCAGGGTAACGCTTCCATGACACGTAGATCACCAGCAGGATCACCAGCACCGACAGGAAAAGAGCCACGCTGCCTGCTATGATTTTATGGAAGGAGATGTGTTCTGTGTCGTGCTCGGGCTCGGAGCTCGACTCTGTGGCTCCCATAGTTGGGGGCAGAGGGGGCTTGCTGTCGTGTTTGGGCCTGGTGAGTTTTGGTTTAAACGTTGGCTTTGGGAGAGCTCGTGCTAGTTCAAACCTTTCTGTGGTACTCTTGCCACAGATGCTGTAGTTTTTCACTGCATCAATAACGTTCACCCCTTGCAGCTCTTTGGGGCTGGCACAAATAATTGTATTTTCCCTCAGCCCTTTGAAACTTTTAAGCCAGTTTACCAGAGAGCAAATGTTTCTGCTGCATTCCCATATATTCCCGGCAAGGCTGATGTCATTGAGAGATATCCAAGAATCCAAAATCTCTTGGCCAATAAATGTGAGCTTGTTTGAATCCAGGTTGAGGCGCTGTAAATTGGGCACACACTGAAAAACACTGGGTCCACTGAAAGCTTCTATTTCATTGCCAGATAAATCGAGTCTTTGTAATGAGCTCCAGGTCCAGGACATAGTTTGTCCAATCACACTGATTTTATTCCACTGTAAATAAAGGTTTTGAAGGCTGACTAGCCTTGGAAAAAGTGCCAGGTTGAGCTTAGAAAATTGATTGTGCTCCAGATGAAGCTCTTTCAGTCTGATCATACCTGCAAAGACATTCCTTGCTAAACTTCGGATGCGATTATAACCCAGATCCAACAGTTCAAGGTTCCTACAGTCTTGAAATATGCGAACAGGGATGGTTCTCAGGGAATTGGACCGCAAATGTAAACTCAGCAGCTTCCTTAAGCCCCTGAACTGTTCAGATCCCAGAGACTGCAGCTGATTGTATGACAGATCCAAATTCCGGAGATTTGTCACAGGTCTGAAGGTATTATTAAGAAAATAGGAGATTCTGTTGGAACTCAAGATCAACTCTTTTAGTCTGCGTATTCCACTGAAAGCATTTTCGTCAATATTGCTGATGTGGTTATGGTCTAAATAGAGCCAGGTGAGTTGATTAAGACCTTTAAATTGATTGTATTTTAGTTTTTGGAGGCTGTTATAGCGAAGGGACAAACCTAAACAACCAGCAGATATACTTGAGGGAATCTCCTGCAATTTCTGAGATTCACAATATACCATTTTGCCTTCACACCTACAGCCCTTAGGGCATCCTCGTTCAGCAGAAGAAAGCATTGTCAGTAATACAGTAGGGGCTATTACCAGAGCTACAGCTGATCCGCTCAGTAGCCTAATTACATTGAAacctggaaataaaaacaacttaGAAAAGTTATCCCCCCACACATCAGTCATTTCTTTCAATCATGCTAAAATCTTGTACTTAGCAATCATTTACAAAGCGCTAGCTCCACGACTACTTTTCacgttgtttttttttaaagtcagcttttttttttccattttaagaaTACCTTGATATAAGTACTGAAAAACAGTAATCCCTAAGACGTTTAAGTATAATAACAAATCACAAGTCTATGGAGTAATTAAAGCACAGGCTATGCAGTAACTATTAACTATACATTTAAAAGATAACATGAAAAACATACCCATCCTTTGTGTTGTTCAAAGGTCGTCCTTAGgtcttttgttttttgcttaGTGTGCCACAAGCATGGCAGCCCTTGTCAGCTGCACTGTAGTGAGTCAGGGCTCGCTGACACCCAGGAAGAAAACCTGGACCCCTTGGGAAATGGACCGATTTTGGAACATTATTCTTTGCCAGCAGTGCAGAACACTCCAAGAATAAATCAATCCAAACACAGCATTTGCAGCAAAATGTTAAATTCTTCCTAGGTAATGGGATCTTCATGGATATTACGCTTTTGCATCTTTCTAGTTAGGAACCCGGCTTTTAAAACGTTGCTTTGTAGCAGAGCATGTCGGTCGGTGCTGCCCGCAGCTCAGCCCCGGGAGCTGCCAGCGCCGTGCCCCATGAGCTCGCGGCTCGATGCCGGCAGGTGCGGGGATCCGGGCAGGTGCGGGGAGCCCGGCAGGTGCAGGTGCGGGGAGCCCGGCAGGTGCAGGTGCGGGGAGCCCGGCAGGTGCGGGGATCCGGGCAGGTGCGGGTGTGCCCGGCAGGTGCGGGGATCCGGGCAGGTGCGGGGATCCGGGCAGGTGCGGGTGTGCCCGGCAGGTGCGGGTGTGCCCGGCAGGTGCGGGGAGCTCGGCAGGTGCGGGGAGCTCGGCAGGTGCGGAGATCCGGGCAGGTGCGGAGATCCGGGCAGGTGCGGGTGAGAGGAGCCCGACCCGGGACGCGGCTCCGGTGCTGCCGCGCTCGCATGCCGAGAGCTCCGGCCGGCTGTGGCGGGCTGGCGCCGGGCGCAGCCTTATGTAAAGCTGCCCCCAGCGG
Proteins encoded in this region:
- the LRRTM3 gene encoding leucine-rich repeat transmembrane neuronal protein 3 — its product is MGFNVIRLLSGSAVALVIAPTVLLTMLSSAERGCPKGCRCEGKMVYCESQKLQEIPSSISAGCLGLSLRYNSLQKLKYNQFKGLNQLTWLYLDHNHISNIDENAFSGIRRLKELILSSNRISYFLNNTFRPVTNLRNLDLSYNQLQSLGSEQFRGLRKLLSLHLRSNSLRTIPVRIFQDCRNLELLDLGYNRIRSLARNVFAGMIRLKELHLEHNQFSKLNLALFPRLVSLQNLYLQWNKISVIGQTMSWTWSSLQRLDLSGNEIEAFSGPSVFQCVPNLQRLNLDSNKLTFIGQEILDSWISLNDISLAGNIWECSRNICSLVNWLKSFKGLRENTIICASPKELQGVNVIDAVKNYSICGKSTTERFELARALPKPTFKPKLTRPKHDSKPPLPPTMGATESSSEPEHDTEHISFHKIIAGSVALFLSVLVILLVIYVSWKRYPASMKQLQQRSLMRRHRKKKRQSLKQMTPSTQEFYVDYKPTNTETSEMLLNGTGPCTYNKSGSRECEV